A section of the Primulina eburnea isolate SZY01 chromosome 1, ASM2296580v1, whole genome shotgun sequence genome encodes:
- the LOC140830343 gene encoding sialyltransferase-like protein 1 isoform X1 gives MKALRKSTSRRPRVLHLFCASAALFSLLAFGTYSFFFSAGNHPLNSVAIKTLFDFQSTVQQCVANRGHGLTAHIIDHCNLVLKFPEGTNSTWYNEQFKIFEPLEYKYDVCEAILLWEQYRNMTTVLTREYLDARPDGWLDYAPKRIAQLGADKCYNKTLCEEHLNVLLPATPPFHPRQFKTCAVVGNSGDLLKTEFGQEIDSHDAVIRDNEAPVNEKYAKFVGLKRDFRLVVRGAARNMITILKGSEDEVLIIKSLTHRDFNTMIKTLPNPVYLFQGIVLRRGAKGTGMKSIELALSMCDIVDIYGFTVDPGYTEWTRYFSTPRKGHNPLQGRAYYQLLECLGIIRIHSPMRAERKKDWSDIPSRETIRRAHSAAVCLDRKNQDCQDGGSMGQFRNCKVWGDAGAYGRGPVSGSADMSDTRRNSNYSKWETMQLTELRKASQDQLIQMGNVSLYKMDGNKLDDLVCVKHSQR, from the exons ATGAAGGCTCTCAGAAAGTCGACCAGCAGGAGACCCCGTGTTCTGCATCTATTCTGCGCTTCCGCTGCCCTTTTCTCTCTCTTAGCTTTCGGCACTTACTCTTTCTTTTTCTCTGCTG GCAACCACCCACTCAACTCAGTTGCTATTAAGACTTTATTTGATTTCCAATCCACTGTCCAACAGTGCGTG gcaAATAGAGGGCACGGACTCACTGCCCACATAATCGATCATTGCAATTTAGTTCTCAAGTTTCCTGAAGGAACTAATAGTACCTGG TACAATGAGCAGTTTAAGATCTTTGAGCCATTGGAGTACAAGTATGATGTTTGTGAAGCGATATTATTGTGGGAACAG TATCGCAATATGACTACAGTGTTGACAAGAGAGTATTTAGATGCACGGCCCGATGGGTGGCTAGACTATGCTCCAAAAAGGATTGCACAATT AGGAGCAGATAAGTGCTACAATAAGACTCTTTGTGAGGAACATTTGAATGTGCTTTTACCAGCAACGCCACCCTTCCATCCTCGCCAGTTTAAAACTTGTGCAGTTGTCGGAAATTCAGGTGATCTCTTAAAGACAGAGTTTGGCCAAGAAATTGATAGCCATGATGCTGTTATAAGAGATAACGAAGCCCCTGTTAATGAG AAATATGCCAAGTTTGTTGGTTTGAAAAGAGATTTTCGCCTTGTGGTTAGGGGTGCTGCACGTAACATGATAACCATTCTCAAGGGATCAG AAGATGAGGTACTTATAATCAAAAGCCTCACTCATAGAGATTTCAACACAATGATAAAG ACGCTCCCAAATCCAGTTTATCTCTTCCAAGGTATTGTTCTTCGCAGAGGTGCCAAAGGGACTGGAATGAAATCTATAGAACTGGCACTTTCCATGTGTGACATTGTTGATATATATGGTTTTACAGTTGATCCTGGATATACTGAGTG GACGCGATACTTCTCAACCCCGAGGAAAGGACACAATCCTCTTCAAGGAAGAGCATACTACCAGCTTTTAGAATGCCTTGGT ATTATTAGGATCCATTCTCCCATGAGAGCTGAAAGAAAAAAAGACTGGTCAGATATCCCGAGTCGGGAAACAATAAGGAGAGCTCACTCCGCTGCTGTATGCTTGGATAGGAAAAATCAAGACTGCCAAGATGGTGGATCGATGGGGCAATTTCGTAATTGCAAAGTGTGGGGAGATGCAGGTGCTTATGGACGTGGGCCTGTATCTGGATCGGCAGATATGAGCGATACTAGGAGAAATTCCAACTACAGCAAGTGGGAGACGATGCAATTAACAGAACTAAGAAAAGCATCCCAGGATCAGTTGATTCAGATGGGAAATGTGTCTCTGTATAAAATGGATGGCAACAAATTGGATGATCTAGTTTGTGTTAAGCATTCCCAAAGGTGA
- the LOC140830343 gene encoding sialyltransferase-like protein 1 isoform X2 translates to MGKKETADTSIVPPCCSLRSEANRGHGLTAHIIDHCNLVLKFPEGTNSTWYNEQFKIFEPLEYKYDVCEAILLWEQYRNMTTVLTREYLDARPDGWLDYAPKRIAQLGADKCYNKTLCEEHLNVLLPATPPFHPRQFKTCAVVGNSGDLLKTEFGQEIDSHDAVIRDNEAPVNEKYAKFVGLKRDFRLVVRGAARNMITILKGSEDEVLIIKSLTHRDFNTMIKTLPNPVYLFQGIVLRRGAKGTGMKSIELALSMCDIVDIYGFTVDPGYTEWTRYFSTPRKGHNPLQGRAYYQLLECLGIIRIHSPMRAERKKDWSDIPSRETIRRAHSAAVCLDRKNQDCQDGGSMGQFRNCKVWGDAGAYGRGPVSGSADMSDTRRNSNYSKWETMQLTELRKASQDQLIQMGNVSLYKMDGNKLDDLVCVKHSQR, encoded by the exons gcaAATAGAGGGCACGGACTCACTGCCCACATAATCGATCATTGCAATTTAGTTCTCAAGTTTCCTGAAGGAACTAATAGTACCTGG TACAATGAGCAGTTTAAGATCTTTGAGCCATTGGAGTACAAGTATGATGTTTGTGAAGCGATATTATTGTGGGAACAG TATCGCAATATGACTACAGTGTTGACAAGAGAGTATTTAGATGCACGGCCCGATGGGTGGCTAGACTATGCTCCAAAAAGGATTGCACAATT AGGAGCAGATAAGTGCTACAATAAGACTCTTTGTGAGGAACATTTGAATGTGCTTTTACCAGCAACGCCACCCTTCCATCCTCGCCAGTTTAAAACTTGTGCAGTTGTCGGAAATTCAGGTGATCTCTTAAAGACAGAGTTTGGCCAAGAAATTGATAGCCATGATGCTGTTATAAGAGATAACGAAGCCCCTGTTAATGAG AAATATGCCAAGTTTGTTGGTTTGAAAAGAGATTTTCGCCTTGTGGTTAGGGGTGCTGCACGTAACATGATAACCATTCTCAAGGGATCAG AAGATGAGGTACTTATAATCAAAAGCCTCACTCATAGAGATTTCAACACAATGATAAAG ACGCTCCCAAATCCAGTTTATCTCTTCCAAGGTATTGTTCTTCGCAGAGGTGCCAAAGGGACTGGAATGAAATCTATAGAACTGGCACTTTCCATGTGTGACATTGTTGATATATATGGTTTTACAGTTGATCCTGGATATACTGAGTG GACGCGATACTTCTCAACCCCGAGGAAAGGACACAATCCTCTTCAAGGAAGAGCATACTACCAGCTTTTAGAATGCCTTGGT ATTATTAGGATCCATTCTCCCATGAGAGCTGAAAGAAAAAAAGACTGGTCAGATATCCCGAGTCGGGAAACAATAAGGAGAGCTCACTCCGCTGCTGTATGCTTGGATAGGAAAAATCAAGACTGCCAAGATGGTGGATCGATGGGGCAATTTCGTAATTGCAAAGTGTGGGGAGATGCAGGTGCTTATGGACGTGGGCCTGTATCTGGATCGGCAGATATGAGCGATACTAGGAGAAATTCCAACTACAGCAAGTGGGAGACGATGCAATTAACAGAACTAAGAAAAGCATCCCAGGATCAGTTGATTCAGATGGGAAATGTGTCTCTGTATAAAATGGATGGCAACAAATTGGATGATCTAGTTTGTGTTAAGCATTCCCAAAGGTGA